From a single Labrenzia sp. PHM005 genomic region:
- a CDS encoding LysR family transcriptional regulator yields the protein MTRISIEQLKTFLEVVRLGGMRKAAVSLNLTQPTVTARIKTLEDALACELLERSPGGLKLTKRGELLLAHAEKIERLTELVDRDVVDPAGVERRLRLGIAETIAQSWLPDFVAQLHRKYPKLEIDLNVDISTNLRSGILNREFDLAILLGPVSEYTVENIELPGFDLAWYAAANATVDTDPLHHLSRPVLTYARNTRPYRELKDLLFEHVGPDVSLFPSSSLSACFRLVEADLGVAALPRALGQPLVEENRVREFDPGFAPSPLRFSASFLGEPRSHIVETAAQVAYEVAVHYLSDKKT from the coding sequence ATGACTAGAATCAGTATTGAGCAACTGAAGACATTCCTCGAAGTTGTGCGTTTGGGTGGGATGCGAAAAGCGGCCGTGTCATTAAATCTGACCCAGCCCACTGTAACAGCCAGGATCAAGACCCTAGAAGACGCGCTTGCTTGCGAATTGCTGGAACGGAGCCCAGGCGGTCTAAAGCTGACCAAACGGGGTGAGCTTTTATTAGCTCATGCCGAGAAAATCGAACGTTTGACGGAACTGGTCGACCGGGATGTTGTCGATCCTGCGGGTGTGGAGCGCCGGCTGCGGCTTGGCATTGCCGAGACGATTGCCCAATCCTGGCTGCCTGATTTCGTCGCCCAACTGCATCGCAAATATCCAAAGCTTGAGATTGATCTGAACGTCGATATCTCTACTAATTTGCGCAGCGGCATTCTCAATCGGGAATTTGACTTGGCAATCCTGTTGGGGCCTGTCTCTGAGTACACGGTCGAAAACATTGAATTACCCGGTTTTGATTTGGCCTGGTACGCGGCCGCAAATGCAACGGTAGATACAGACCCTCTTCACCATTTGTCTCGCCCGGTGCTCACTTATGCGCGCAACACCCGGCCATACCGTGAACTGAAGGACTTGCTGTTTGAGCATGTCGGTCCTGACGTGTCGCTGTTTCCCTCTTCGTCTCTGTCGGCGTGTTTCCGTCTGGTGGAAGCGGATCTCGGAGTGGCCGCATTGCCGCGTGCCCTTGGTCAGCCCCTAGTGGAAGAGAACCGGGTACGTGAATTTGACCCGGGATTTGCGCCCAGTCCTTTGCGTTTTTCTGCGTCGTTTCTCGGAGAACCGCGCAGCCATATCGTCGAGACTGCTGCGCAAGTGGCATACGAAGTTGCTGTACACTATTTGAGTGATAAAAAAACCTGA
- a CDS encoding TRAP transporter large permease produces the protein MIVYLSAGLLGLLAMSIPVGIVLFLLGFGIDVFFSPFPLIRGLGNQVWSTSNNATLIAIPFFVLLGEILVRSGIAARTYAALDRWVSWLPGGLVHANIATATMFSATSGSSVATAATVATVAMPQAEKLGYDPKLFSGAIAAGGTLGIMIPPSINLIVYGFLTQTSIPQLFLAGLIPGIGLAIGFMLITAVICLMQPSLGGERRVFGLTDMLGSLVQLVPIFLLFTAIIGSIYQGWATPTEAAAVGVAGAIAIAALFGGISYRMFAESIIGTVKITSMIMLVVIGASFLNFTLASAGLGRELQGFLDGLGLSPMGTIFVVVLIYIVLGFFIETLSLMVVTIPIIVPLVVAQGFDPIWFGILMIVLIEMALITPPVGLNLYVVQGARRSGKMSEVMLGAVPYVIAMLLMVAALIAFPGIALFLPSILGG, from the coding sequence GTGATTGTTTATCTTTCTGCGGGTTTGCTTGGTCTGTTGGCCATGTCGATCCCTGTCGGGATCGTGCTCTTTCTGCTCGGCTTCGGCATCGATGTTTTCTTTAGCCCGTTTCCGCTTATTCGCGGCCTTGGCAATCAGGTCTGGTCGACCTCCAACAATGCCACACTGATCGCGATCCCTTTCTTTGTTTTGCTGGGTGAAATCCTGGTGCGGTCCGGCATTGCCGCACGCACCTATGCAGCTCTCGACCGATGGGTGAGCTGGCTCCCGGGCGGATTGGTGCATGCGAACATCGCAACGGCCACCATGTTCTCCGCAACGTCCGGCTCCTCCGTTGCAACGGCGGCCACTGTCGCAACCGTTGCAATGCCCCAAGCGGAGAAACTGGGATATGACCCCAAGCTGTTTTCCGGCGCGATTGCCGCCGGCGGCACACTGGGCATCATGATCCCACCGTCGATTAACTTGATTGTCTACGGGTTTTTAACCCAGACTTCGATCCCGCAGCTTTTTCTAGCGGGCCTGATACCCGGGATCGGACTTGCCATCGGCTTCATGCTGATCACCGCAGTCATCTGCCTGATGCAGCCGTCACTCGGTGGGGAGCGGCGGGTGTTCGGTCTTACCGACATGCTCGGCTCGCTGGTGCAATTGGTACCGATCTTTCTTCTGTTCACCGCCATTATCGGCAGTATCTATCAAGGCTGGGCAACGCCCACCGAGGCGGCAGCCGTCGGAGTTGCCGGCGCGATCGCGATCGCTGCTCTGTTCGGCGGGATCAGCTACAGGATGTTCGCAGAAAGCATCATTGGCACAGTCAAGATCACGTCCATGATCATGTTGGTTGTCATCGGCGCATCGTTCCTGAATTTCACATTGGCGTCCGCAGGTCTGGGCCGGGAGTTGCAAGGCTTTCTCGACGGGTTGGGTCTGTCGCCCATGGGCACCATTTTCGTTGTGGTGCTGATCTACATCGTATTGGGGTTCTTCATCGAAACCCTTTCTCTGATGGTCGTGACCATTCCGATCATCGTGCCGCTTGTGGTGGCACAGGGCTTTGATCCGATCTGGTTCGGGATCCTGATGATCGTGCTCATCGAAATGGCTCTGATCACACCCCCTGTCGGTCTCAATCTCTATGTTGTTCAAGGGGCCCGGCGCTCTGGAAAAATGAGCGAAGTCATGCTTGGCGCCGTTCCATACGTGATCGCGATGTTGTTGATGGTGGCAGCACTGATTGCATTCCCCGGCATAGCGCTGTTTTTGCCATCAATCCTTGGAGGATAA
- a CDS encoding TRAP transporter substrate-binding protein, with the protein MNRMLTFLAATTILATPAIAEELSVVGSWSGLPLHKQYEAPFWSETLPEASGGKINVSLTTHNQMNLGVADVFRLLGDGVYDVGMTVADYAVADAPELEGLDVPLLALNADDARAMVDAARPMVADIYRDRFNSHVLAIAPYPPQVVFCNAEVASLADLEGLKIRASGRMTAKFLEALGAEGVNVSFSEVPGALQKGVVDCAVTGAGSGYSAGWWEVSTHLMPIPLGGWDSVVTAVNLDKWNGLDADTQALISEQVKTNFEAPAWASAQDALVNDIACLTGKGECPIGEARNMVLVDVSDADFAKARDVLVSEVLPDWASRAGGDWADRWNASVGKTVGVTIAN; encoded by the coding sequence ATGAACCGCATGCTTACGTTTCTCGCCGCAACCACGATCCTGGCGACGCCAGCCATAGCCGAAGAGCTTTCGGTTGTCGGCAGTTGGTCGGGCCTGCCGCTTCACAAGCAATATGAGGCTCCTTTCTGGAGCGAGACACTTCCGGAAGCTTCCGGCGGTAAAATCAATGTATCGCTGACAACCCACAACCAGATGAATCTCGGCGTCGCCGACGTATTTCGTTTGCTTGGTGATGGGGTCTACGATGTCGGTATGACCGTTGCCGACTACGCGGTTGCCGATGCGCCCGAACTGGAAGGTCTTGATGTGCCTCTTCTAGCGCTGAATGCGGACGACGCCCGTGCGATGGTCGATGCCGCGCGCCCAATGGTGGCAGATATCTACCGCGACCGTTTCAACAGCCATGTTCTGGCAATTGCTCCTTATCCGCCGCAGGTGGTTTTCTGTAATGCTGAGGTCGCCAGCTTGGCCGACCTTGAAGGGCTCAAGATCCGGGCCTCAGGCCGCATGACAGCGAAGTTTCTGGAAGCGCTGGGCGCCGAAGGCGTCAATGTGTCATTCTCCGAAGTTCCAGGTGCCCTGCAAAAGGGTGTCGTCGATTGCGCGGTGACGGGCGCAGGATCCGGATATTCAGCCGGCTGGTGGGAAGTCTCCACGCATCTCATGCCGATCCCGCTTGGCGGCTGGGACAGTGTCGTGACTGCAGTCAATTTGGACAAGTGGAACGGTCTGGATGCGGACACGCAGGCGCTCATCAGCGAGCAGGTCAAGACCAATTTTGAAGCCCCAGCATGGGCAAGCGCCCAAGATGCGCTGGTCAATGACATTGCCTGCCTGACCGGTAAAGGCGAATGCCCCATAGGGGAAGCGCGCAATATGGTCTTGGTCGATGTGTCAGACGCTGATTTCGCTAAGGCGCGGGACGTTCTGGTGAGCGAAGTTCTGCCGGATTGGGCAAGCCGTGCAGGTGGCGATTGGGCCGACCGCTGGAACGCTTCGGTTGGTAAAACCGTCGGCGTTACAATCGCAAACTAA
- a CDS encoding TRAP transporter small permease subunit: MEENVLNSLRQWNRRIAILTGFGLLVCAAVVLIDIVLRQFGASFGGTDEISGYVMAIATSWGMAFTLLELGHVRIDILRARTHGLARALFDLFSLAVLAGTVTLIAWRCWPVLARSLANSSRANTPLETPLAWVQAPWFAGWVWFAAVAWLTVVLAGILIFKRKLDKSEQAIGAYAEVEQAQ; the protein is encoded by the coding sequence ATGGAAGAAAATGTCTTGAACAGTTTGCGTCAATGGAACCGGCGCATTGCCATCCTGACCGGATTTGGTCTGTTGGTCTGTGCGGCTGTGGTGCTCATTGACATTGTACTTCGGCAATTCGGGGCTTCCTTTGGCGGTACAGACGAAATCTCAGGCTATGTGATGGCCATCGCCACCTCTTGGGGTATGGCCTTCACATTGCTTGAACTCGGGCACGTGCGTATCGACATCCTGCGCGCCCGAACACATGGGCTTGCGCGGGCACTTTTTGATCTGTTTTCCTTGGCGGTGCTTGCTGGAACGGTGACCTTGATTGCCTGGCGATGCTGGCCAGTCCTGGCTAGATCCCTTGCAAATTCCTCCCGTGCCAACACACCCCTTGAAACACCGCTTGCATGGGTGCAGGCACCGTGGTTCGCCGGGTGGGTCTGGTTTGCCGCCGTCGCATGGCTCACCGTCGTTCTTGCGGGAATCCTGATCTTCAAACGAAAGCTTGATAAGAGCGAACAGGCCATCGGCGCCTATGCTGAAGTGGAGCAGGCTCAGTGA
- a CDS encoding DUF2848 domain-containing protein, with protein sequence MQFFHGDTPLDCPVEQVIVAGWTGRDKDAVDHHIQELAELGIAPPSQTPLFYRVSENCLVQTSHIQVLGKASSGEAEPLLLQSDGEVWLGLASDHTDRELEAISVAASKQACPKPVSNQLWRFKDVADHLDDLILRCQIEEGGEWVPYQEGPLARILPLGSLIEKSKFSNNSAMLCGTLPAIGSIRPARSYRMELFDPHLKRTIRLEYKVEELPIIV encoded by the coding sequence GTGCAGTTTTTTCACGGCGACACGCCCCTCGATTGCCCTGTCGAGCAAGTAATCGTTGCGGGGTGGACCGGGCGGGACAAGGACGCCGTCGACCATCATATTCAGGAACTTGCCGAGCTCGGCATTGCTCCGCCATCACAGACGCCTCTGTTTTACCGGGTGTCGGAAAACTGTCTCGTTCAGACGTCGCATATTCAGGTACTGGGAAAGGCATCGTCTGGCGAGGCTGAGCCGCTACTTTTGCAGAGTGACGGCGAAGTATGGCTCGGCCTCGCCTCCGATCACACCGACCGGGAGCTGGAAGCCATCTCGGTTGCCGCTTCCAAACAAGCTTGCCCCAAGCCGGTATCCAATCAGCTGTGGAGGTTTAAGGACGTCGCGGATCATCTGGATGATTTGATTTTACGCTGTCAGATCGAAGAGGGTGGGGAGTGGGTACCTTATCAGGAAGGACCGCTCGCCCGTATCCTGCCGCTTGGCAGTTTGATTGAAAAATCAAAGTTTTCCAATAACAGCGCAATGCTGTGCGGTACGTTGCCGGCGATTGGTTCGATCCGACCAGCAAGGTCCTATCGTATGGAGCTCTTTGACCCTCACCTGAAGCGGACCATTCGATTGGAATACAAGGTCGAGGAACTGCCGATTATAGTGTGA
- a CDS encoding phosphodiesterase, which translates to MKLLQLTDIHLTKPGDTIAGRDPNENFRKALRHAITHHPDAEAIFITGDLSDWGDKDDYLRLKAEIAECPLPIHLCIGNHDERDVFLSVFPEGADENGFVQTVVPLSEGTAILLDTWGPDTHAGFYCSKRQDWLDRELSAATAPVFLFMHHNPVPIGIAPMDQIMLQDADGFGQVVSRHAAKIRHIFHGHCHLPLAGSLHGVPFSAPRGTNHAGWPDFANKGNLAGSDLPESYAVVLAEETSTMIHMIEYGYEGTVRREGSPDYADWDRLTMVR; encoded by the coding sequence ATGAAACTTCTCCAACTGACGGACATTCATTTGACCAAACCGGGGGACACGATTGCCGGACGGGATCCGAATGAGAATTTCCGCAAAGCCCTTCGTCACGCCATAACCCATCATCCCGACGCCGAAGCCATTTTCATCACCGGCGACCTCTCTGACTGGGGCGACAAAGACGATTATCTGCGCCTGAAAGCAGAAATCGCCGAATGCCCGCTCCCTATTCATTTATGCATTGGCAATCACGACGAGCGGGACGTTTTCCTGTCTGTTTTTCCGGAAGGCGCGGACGAGAACGGCTTTGTTCAAACGGTTGTTCCGCTGAGTGAAGGAACGGCAATTCTGTTGGATACCTGGGGACCGGATACTCATGCCGGTTTTTATTGCTCCAAACGGCAAGACTGGCTCGATCGGGAGCTGTCTGCAGCCACTGCCCCGGTGTTTTTGTTCATGCACCACAACCCTGTCCCTATCGGCATTGCACCCATGGACCAGATCATGCTTCAGGACGCGGACGGATTTGGCCAAGTCGTCTCCCGGCATGCCGCCAAGATCCGGCATATCTTTCATGGGCATTGCCATCTGCCTCTGGCCGGTTCCCTGCACGGAGTTCCCTTTAGTGCACCGCGCGGCACCAACCATGCCGGATGGCCAGATTTCGCCAACAAGGGCAATCTCGCTGGATCTGACCTTCCGGAAAGTTATGCGGTCGTTCTCGCCGAGGAAACCTCGACCATGATCCACATGATTGAATATGGATATGAGGGCACCGTCCGCCGTGAGGGATCACCCGATTACGCGGACTGGGATCGCCTCACCATGGTGCGTTAA
- a CDS encoding putative hydro-lyase — protein MSVSYQNLKTQTLDDVRAAIRAGTYASHTAGLGQGRLQANLAILPEAYALDFMRYCQRNPKPCPLVGVSDTGNPFISTLGKRLDVRADVPAYNIYRDGKLAGSATDISEIWQDDLVAFAIGCSFTFENALQRAGIDVWHITNNTTVPMYRSNLQTIPAGPFAGEMVVSMRAIPNDRLGEANAISDRFPYAHGAPVSWGDPSKIGITDIERPDWGDPAPVPEGFTPVFWACGVTPQVAIENARLPICITHKPGHMLITDVAEDAEVPVLKQD, from the coding sequence GTGTCTGTAAGTTATCAGAACCTGAAAACGCAAACGCTCGATGATGTTCGCGCTGCCATTCGTGCAGGGACCTATGCGTCCCACACCGCTGGATTGGGCCAGGGGCGCTTGCAGGCCAACCTTGCAATCCTTCCCGAAGCCTATGCTCTCGACTTTATGCGGTACTGCCAGAGAAACCCAAAGCCGTGCCCCTTGGTCGGCGTATCCGACACGGGCAATCCATTCATATCCACTCTTGGCAAACGGTTAGATGTTCGGGCGGATGTTCCTGCTTATAATATCTATCGGGATGGCAAGCTGGCAGGCTCGGCCACCGACATATCCGAAATCTGGCAGGACGATCTCGTTGCCTTTGCGATCGGATGTTCGTTCACATTCGAAAACGCCTTGCAGCGCGCGGGAATTGATGTTTGGCACATCACCAACAACACGACTGTGCCGATGTACCGTTCCAATCTTCAAACGATCCCAGCCGGCCCGTTTGCCGGTGAGATGGTCGTTTCAATGCGGGCAATTCCCAATGACCGCCTAGGTGAAGCGAACGCGATCTCAGATCGGTTTCCTTACGCGCACGGCGCACCGGTTTCCTGGGGCGATCCCTCGAAGATCGGTATTACCGATATTGAAAGACCTGATTGGGGTGACCCGGCCCCGGTTCCGGAAGGATTTACGCCGGTTTTCTGGGCGTGTGGCGTGACGCCGCAAGTTGCGATCGAAAACGCGCGTTTGCCGATTTGCATCACCCACAAACCCGGGCACATGTTGATCACCGATGTGGCCGAGGACGCAGAAGTCCCGGTCTTGAAGCAAGACTGA
- a CDS encoding extracellular solute-binding protein, whose protein sequence is MKKTLTAIALLLAASAAHADEKVTIEFAYPYSHLFDVTYEKILPKFNEQFPHIEVKIRATYESYEDGTNTILREAVAGTLPDVTMQGLNRQAILVEKGIAKSLEPFILKEETFEKDGYHDAMLKLGSFNDDIYGLPFSVSLPVGYYNMDVMAKAGITSVADLPKSWDEVVEVCGKLHNAGVKNPMFWGWNITGNWFLQALMWSQDKATMEGNAFQISSDEGLKSLETMKGIFRGCDMQNIEWKAALASFSAGEIGMMFWSTSALGAVERAKGDFELKTNEYPGIEASGPKGLPAGGNAAMLVSSSEDPKVLNAAWEWLKFITSGEGAADVARTTGYMPPNKAANEVILADFYQQNPNKETAVRQLPLLRDWQAYPGDNGLAITQVIYDGIEGIVTGEFDDMAELQEQLDEEVSDLLPSN, encoded by the coding sequence ATGAAAAAGACCCTCACCGCAATAGCACTACTGCTGGCAGCCTCCGCTGCACATGCAGACGAAAAAGTAACGATCGAATTCGCTTACCCGTATTCCCATCTTTTTGATGTGACGTACGAAAAGATCCTGCCGAAGTTCAACGAGCAGTTTCCGCATATCGAAGTGAAGATCCGGGCAACATACGAATCTTACGAAGACGGCACCAACACCATCTTGCGTGAAGCTGTTGCCGGGACGCTCCCGGACGTCACCATGCAGGGTCTGAACCGTCAGGCAATCCTTGTTGAAAAAGGAATTGCCAAGTCGCTCGAGCCTTTCATCCTGAAGGAAGAGACGTTCGAAAAAGACGGTTACCACGATGCCATGCTCAAGCTCGGCTCGTTTAACGACGACATCTACGGCCTGCCGTTTTCTGTCTCCCTGCCCGTCGGTTACTACAACATGGACGTTATGGCGAAAGCAGGCATCACATCTGTTGCCGACCTGCCGAAGTCATGGGACGAAGTCGTTGAAGTTTGCGGCAAGCTCCATAATGCTGGCGTCAAAAACCCGATGTTCTGGGGCTGGAACATCACCGGCAACTGGTTCCTGCAGGCTCTGATGTGGTCGCAGGACAAAGCCACAATGGAAGGCAATGCGTTCCAGATTTCTTCCGACGAAGGTCTGAAGTCCCTGGAAACAATGAAGGGCATCTTCCGCGGCTGCGACATGCAGAACATTGAGTGGAAAGCGGCCCTTGCGTCCTTCTCCGCTGGTGAAATCGGCATGATGTTCTGGTCGACATCGGCGCTTGGTGCCGTTGAGCGTGCCAAAGGCGATTTTGAGCTGAAGACCAACGAGTATCCGGGCATCGAAGCATCTGGACCTAAAGGCCTGCCAGCTGGCGGCAACGCGGCCATGCTGGTATCTTCTTCTGAAGATCCGAAGGTCCTGAACGCTGCCTGGGAATGGCTCAAATTCATCACCTCCGGTGAAGGCGCTGCCGACGTTGCCCGGACAACAGGCTACATGCCGCCGAACAAGGCTGCCAACGAAGTCATCCTGGCGGATTTCTATCAGCAGAACCCGAACAAAGAGACCGCCGTTCGCCAATTGCCACTGCTGCGCGACTGGCAAGCTTACCCGGGTGACAATGGCTTGGCGATCACTCAGGTCATCTACGACGGGATCGAAGGCATTGTGACCGGCGAATTCGACGACATGGCCGAGCTGCAAGAACAGCTGGACGAAGAAGTTTCAGATCTTCTGCCGTCCAACTGA
- a CDS encoding carbohydrate ABC transporter permease, with the protein MSDTTLSSSTAVGLPAFRFSAAETLKHVVLIFGSLIVLLPFYVMVSYSFKSPAEIMQNIGGFFGAQEAFRDDYCIKLGKDVADCMVTPVIYNYTTAFEKAPLIRYLLNGVIVTASIFFIQVLVALPCAYALAKLRFWGREAVFGLVLFCLLIPVHAIALPLYIMLAKVGLTNTYAALIIPWTISVFGIFLMRQFFMTVPDDLIDAARMDGMNEFSIIWNVMLPTAIPALLAFAIFSVVAHWNDYFWPRIVITGDRSLFTPPLGLREFKGDADGDNFGPMMATATIIVAPLIVAFLIAQRRFIEGITLSGMK; encoded by the coding sequence ATGAGCGACACAACTCTTTCCTCTTCCACCGCAGTTGGCCTGCCAGCCTTCCGGTTTTCCGCGGCAGAAACCCTGAAGCATGTGGTCCTGATCTTCGGCAGCCTGATCGTGCTGCTGCCGTTCTACGTGATGGTCAGTTACAGCTTCAAAAGCCCGGCCGAAATCATGCAGAACATCGGTGGGTTCTTCGGCGCGCAGGAAGCATTCCGCGACGACTATTGCATCAAGCTCGGCAAGGATGTCGCCGACTGCATGGTGACACCGGTCATCTATAACTACACCACGGCTTTTGAGAAAGCGCCGCTCATCCGGTACCTCCTCAACGGCGTGATCGTTACAGCGTCCATCTTCTTCATTCAGGTCCTTGTCGCACTGCCCTGCGCCTATGCGCTGGCAAAACTCAGGTTCTGGGGGCGCGAAGCTGTCTTCGGACTGGTTCTGTTCTGCCTGCTTATTCCAGTCCATGCCATCGCGCTGCCACTCTACATCATGCTGGCCAAGGTGGGGCTTACCAACACCTATGCCGCGCTGATCATTCCCTGGACGATCTCGGTATTCGGTATTTTCCTCATGCGCCAATTTTTCATGACCGTCCCGGATGACCTCATCGACGCGGCCAGGATGGACGGCATGAACGAATTCTCGATCATCTGGAACGTCATGTTGCCGACCGCGATCCCCGCCCTCTTGGCCTTTGCGATCTTCTCGGTCGTTGCGCATTGGAACGATTACTTCTGGCCACGGATCGTGATCACCGGCGACAGATCTCTGTTCACCCCACCGCTTGGCTTGCGCGAATTCAAGGGCGATGCGGATGGCGACAACTTCGGGCCGATGATGGCGACCGCAACGATCATCGTGGCGCCGCTGATCGTGGCCTTCTTGATTGCTCAAAGACGTTTCATCGAAGGCATCACGCTCAGCGGGATGAAATAG